In Leptotrichia sp. oral taxon 215 str. W9775, one genomic interval encodes:
- a CDS encoding GtrA family protein, which yields MIELFKYGIIGALTTFLNIFIYFILRSILNLNYIFSSIIAWILALIFSFFANRSFVFEKKEKLKNKVLKEFLFFALTRYITGLLDIGIMVIGVEVFKQDDKLLKIISNVIGIILNYITSKFLIFKK from the coding sequence ATGATAGAACTTTTTAAATACGGTATAATAGGGGCATTAACTACATTTTTGAATATCTTTATTTATTTTATTTTAAGAAGTATTTTGAATTTAAACTATATTTTCTCAAGTATAATTGCATGGATTTTAGCTTTGATATTTTCTTTCTTTGCAAATAGAAGTTTTGTTTTTGAAAAAAAAGAAAAATTGAAAAATAAAGTATTAAAAGAATTTCTATTTTTTGCTCTCACAAGATACATAACAGGACTTTTAGATATAGGAATTATGGTTATTGGTGTTGAAGTTTTTAAACAAGATGATAAATTATTAAAAATAATTTCCAATGTAATAGGAATAATATTAAATTATATAACTTCAAAATTTTTGATTTTTAAAAAATAA
- a CDS encoding glycosyltransferase family 2 protein, with amino-acid sequence MKMSIVIPCYNEEENIPIILDKFDNILTNEDIEIILVNNGSTDNSDEVLKRLLPKYLFARTVLVPINKGYGYGIFQGLKEAKGDFLGWMHADMQTDPQDVIRAYKILEKNNWNKNIYVKGKRKKRSFVENFFTIGMSIFETIYLREFLWDINGQPNVFSRKFYNTWIEPPKDFSFDLYVLYMAKKQRLDFKRIDVLFPSRINGVSSWNTGLLSKWKLIKKIIKFSIELKKKGIR; translated from the coding sequence ATGAAAATGTCTATTGTTATACCATGTTATAATGAAGAAGAGAATATACCGATAATTCTTGATAAATTTGATAATATTTTGACTAATGAAGATATAGAAATAATATTAGTTAATAATGGTTCAACTGATAATTCAGATGAAGTTTTAAAGAGATTACTTCCTAAATATTTATTTGCAAGAACTGTACTAGTTCCGATAAATAAAGGATATGGTTATGGTATTTTTCAAGGGTTAAAAGAAGCAAAGGGAGATTTCTTAGGATGGATGCATGCAGATATGCAGACAGATCCTCAAGATGTTATAAGAGCTTATAAAATATTGGAAAAAAATAATTGGAATAAAAATATATATGTGAAAGGAAAAAGAAAAAAAAGGTCTTTTGTTGAAAATTTTTTTACAATAGGGATGTCGATTTTTGAAACAATTTATCTTAGAGAGTTTCTTTGGGATATAAATGGACAACCAAATGTATTTTCAAGAAAATTTTATAATACATGGATAGAACCTCCAAAAGATTTTTCATTTGATTTATACGTATTATATATGGCAAAGAAGCAAAGATTAGATTTTAAAAGAATAGATGTACTTTTTCCAAGTAGAATAAATGGAGTTTCAAGTTGGAATACAGGATTATTGTCTAAATGGAAATTAATAAAAAAAATAATAAAATTTAGTATAGAATTAAAGAAAAAAGGTATAAGATGA
- a CDS encoding lysylphosphatidylglycerol synthase domain-containing protein: MMILKRLKKIILNYIFLIFIGIATIFFINNVRKYGKNFEYNLKYLILFTLLYIVSHIFRFIRFFIIYIEEKKNLKELINVYLSYTYVNYFIPFKLGDLFKILEISYMLDNFGKGFIGTWIDRFFDTLILTFILIFGIGLKQVVSYKLLFYLSSFLFFSVFCYLCFRYTYLYANRIILTKSETRKGIYILKVIEQINELYNYAKYLLKGRIPILFFISILVWIFEISSYDLFARAFNFEFNFLMIPEILTFKLFDSVEIIKISYIIFFMGIFSVIFRIKIRYFSKK, from the coding sequence ATGATGATATTGAAAAGGTTAAAAAAAATAATTTTAAATTACATATTTTTAATATTTATAGGTATAGCAACAATTTTTTTTATAAATAATGTTAGAAAATATGGTAAAAATTTTGAATATAATTTAAAATACTTGATATTATTTACTTTGTTATATATAGTATCACATATTTTTAGATTTATTAGATTTTTTATAATTTATATTGAAGAAAAAAAAAATTTAAAAGAACTAATAAATGTTTATCTTTCATATACATATGTAAATTATTTTATACCTTTTAAATTAGGAGATTTATTTAAAATTTTGGAAATATCGTATATGCTTGATAATTTTGGTAAAGGTTTCATTGGAACCTGGATAGATAGATTTTTTGATACTTTAATATTGACGTTTATTTTAATATTTGGAATAGGATTAAAACAAGTTGTAAGCTATAAATTACTTTTCTATTTGTCATCATTTTTGTTTTTTTCTGTTTTTTGTTACCTTTGTTTTAGATATACATACCTATATGCAAATAGAATAATTTTAACAAAAAGTGAAACCAGAAAAGGAATTTATATCTTAAAAGTTATTGAACAAATAAATGAATTATATAATTATGCAAAATATTTATTAAAAGGAAGAATTCCAATATTATTTTTTATAAGCATATTAGTTTGGATATTTGAAATATCATCTTATGATTTATTTGCTAGAGCTTTTAATTTTGAATTTAATTTTTTAATGATTCCTGAGATATTGACCTTTAAATTATTTGATTCAGTAGAAATAATAAAAATATCCTATATTATATTTTTTATGGGGATTTTTTCTGTCATATTTAGAATAAAAATCAGATATTTTAGTAAAAAATAA
- a CDS encoding capsule biosynthesis phosphatase, producing MENKGTLVVDLDGTICPIKKSNERYEDLKPYDNIVKKLKEYKKEGFRILIFTARQMRTHGGNLGLINVHTSRMTMNWLDKWDIPYDEIIFGKPWPGKGGFYIDDRAIRPDEFLKYNEEELNKMLDSARERID from the coding sequence ATGGAAAATAAAGGCACTTTAGTCGTAGATTTAGATGGAACAATTTGTCCTATAAAAAAATCAAATGAAAGATATGAAGATTTGAAACCTTATGATAATATTGTAAAAAAATTGAAAGAATACAAAAAAGAAGGATTTAGAATATTAATATTTACGGCAAGACAAATGAGAACTCATGGAGGAAATTTAGGATTAATTAATGTCCATACATCAAGAATGACAATGAATTGGTTAGATAAATGGGATATTCCTTATGATGAAATAATTTTTGGAAAACCATGGCCAGGAAAAGGTGGTTTTTACATTGATGATAGAGCAATAAGACCTGATGAATTTTTGAAATATAATGAAGAAGAGCTGAATAAAATGTTAGATAGTGCAAGAGAGAGGATAGATTAA
- a CDS encoding glycosyltransferase family 2 protein, with protein MGNINLIMPMAGGGTRFKKEGIDIPKPLIELNGKPFFFWATQSIIKFVKIDELIFVVLKEHVEKYKIDREILKYYPNAKLKIIDQVLNGAVLTCLEGIELIDNENPVLFNDCDHSFLCKTFYDFILKSKNDIDGAILTFTSNDPRFSYIEINDLGNVIRTIEKKVISNKAICGAYYFKNKNIFKKSAQKYLDDCNYNEYFISGVYNIMIKENMKIKYFLTDLHISFGTPEEYKEVQNYNFKELL; from the coding sequence ATGGGAAATATAAATTTAATAATGCCTATGGCAGGTGGAGGGACAAGATTTAAAAAAGAGGGGATTGATATTCCTAAACCCTTAATTGAATTAAATGGGAAACCTTTCTTTTTTTGGGCAACTCAGTCAATTATAAAGTTTGTTAAAATTGATGAGCTTATTTTTGTTGTACTAAAAGAGCATGTTGAGAAATATAAGATAGATAGGGAAATTTTAAAATATTACCCTAATGCTAAGTTGAAAATTATTGATCAAGTTTTAAATGGAGCAGTGTTAACATGTCTTGAAGGAATAGAATTAATTGATAATGAAAATCCAGTTTTATTTAATGACTGTGATCATAGTTTTTTGTGTAAAACTTTTTATGATTTTATTTTAAAAAGCAAGAATGATATTGATGGAGCAATTTTAACATTTACTTCTAATGATCCAAGATTTAGCTATATCGAAATAAATGATTTAGGAAACGTTATTAGAACCATAGAAAAAAAAGTTATAAGTAATAAAGCGATTTGTGGAGCATATTATTTTAAAAATAAAAATATATTTAAAAAATCTGCACAGAAATATTTAGATGATTGTAATTATAATGAATATTTTATTAGTGGAGTATATAATATTATGATTAAAGAGAATATGAAAATAAAATATTTTTTAACAGATTTACATATATCTTTTGGAACACCTGAAGAATACAAAGAAGTACAAAATTATAATTTTAAAGAATTGTTATAA